The proteins below are encoded in one region of Asticcacaulis excentricus CB 48:
- a CDS encoding helicase HerA-like domain-containing protein: MTQGIDIGFSADSHQTLLLNRANRHGIVAGATGTGKTVTLQVLAQAFSDAGVPVFAADVKGDLSGISLPGNPNEKLLARAQEMGIELKPAAAPVVFWDLFGQKGHPIRTTISDMGPLLLARLFQLNEVQEGVLNIVFHVADKEGLLLLDLKDLRAMLNHVADNAKAISAQYGQVSPASIGAIQRQVLALESQGGEQFFGEPALRLEDLMRTDISGKGYVNVLAADKLIGSPRLYSTFLLWLLSELFEVMPEVGDPEKPRMVFFFDEAHLLFDEAPKPLLEKIEQVVRLIRSKGVGIYFVTQNPADVPDSVLAQLGNRIQHALRAYTPAEQKGLKAAAQSFRPNPAFDTIEAIQGLGVGEALISVLDEKASPTVTARSKIRPPASRLGPATEAERASIIAKSPVSGMYDTLRDRESAFELLTARAKTEESEAVEVETTRAEKTEKPEVHKPSATEKAVTSVAVSVIRTIGVTLGRELVRGLLGSMKKPTRTTRRR; encoded by the coding sequence ATGACCCAGGGAATCGATATCGGCTTTTCCGCCGACAGCCATCAGACGCTTCTGCTCAACCGCGCCAACCGTCACGGCATAGTGGCTGGCGCGACGGGTACGGGTAAAACGGTGACGCTTCAGGTGCTGGCGCAGGCTTTTTCTGACGCTGGCGTGCCCGTCTTTGCCGCCGATGTGAAGGGTGACTTGTCGGGGATCAGCTTGCCGGGCAATCCAAATGAAAAGCTTCTGGCGCGCGCACAGGAAATGGGGATCGAGCTTAAGCCCGCCGCAGCCCCCGTCGTCTTCTGGGACCTGTTCGGCCAAAAGGGCCACCCGATACGCACCACGATTTCGGATATGGGTCCGCTGCTTTTGGCGCGCCTGTTCCAGCTCAATGAGGTGCAAGAGGGCGTGCTGAACATCGTCTTCCATGTCGCCGACAAGGAAGGGCTGCTGCTGCTTGACCTTAAGGACCTGCGCGCCATGCTCAACCACGTGGCCGATAATGCCAAGGCGATCAGCGCCCAGTACGGTCAGGTGTCCCCCGCCTCTATCGGTGCCATTCAGCGTCAGGTACTGGCGCTCGAAAGTCAGGGCGGCGAGCAGTTTTTTGGTGAACCGGCCCTGCGTCTGGAAGACCTTATGCGTACCGATATTTCCGGCAAGGGCTATGTCAATGTGCTGGCCGCCGACAAGCTGATCGGCAGCCCCCGCCTCTATTCGACCTTTCTTTTATGGCTGCTGTCCGAACTGTTCGAGGTGATGCCCGAAGTCGGCGACCCCGAAAAGCCGCGCATGGTCTTCTTCTTTGACGAGGCGCATCTTCTGTTTGATGAAGCGCCCAAGCCGTTGCTGGAAAAGATCGAGCAGGTGGTGCGCCTGATCCGGTCCAAGGGTGTCGGCATCTATTTCGTCACGCAAAACCCGGCGGACGTGCCGGATTCGGTATTGGCGCAACTCGGTAACCGCATCCAGCACGCCCTGCGTGCCTATACGCCTGCCGAACAAAAAGGGCTGAAAGCCGCGGCACAGTCCTTCCGTCCCAACCCGGCCTTTGACACCATCGAGGCCATTCAGGGTCTGGGTGTCGGAGAGGCGCTGATCTCGGTGCTCGACGAAAAGGCCTCGCCCACGGTCACGGCCAGATCAAAAATCCGCCCGCCGGCGTCGCGTCTGGGGCCCGCTACCGAAGCTGAGCGTGCCTCTATCATCGCCAAATCACCGGTATCGGGCATGTACGACACTTTGCGCGATCGTGAATCCGCGTTTGAGCTGTTGACGGCACGTGCCAAGACCGAAGAGAGCGAAGCGGTTGAGGTCGAAACTACCCGCGCCGAAAAGACCGAAAAGCCGGAAGTGCATAAACCTTCAGCCACGGAAAAAGCCGTCACCTCGGTCGCCGTCTCCGTTATCCGCACCATCGGCGTGACGCTGGGTCGTGAACTGGTTCGCGGGCTTCTGGGGTCGATGAAAAAGCCCACGCGCACCACGCGACGCAGATAG